Proteins encoded by one window of Scatophagus argus isolate fScaArg1 chromosome 8, fScaArg1.pri, whole genome shotgun sequence:
- the si:dkey-16n15.6 gene encoding organic solute transporter subunit alpha isoform X2, with the protein MTRGANCSWIGPEIPLSSEIFSAIKDELWLFLIPAGLAVILLGVFLEEVGFFLRHVTLSRRKWLYLWILGTYPVFALTSVIALYVPRSSSLCNFIASLYHSITLLKFMGLITDFFGGKARMLAALSGQQVSPDPFPCCCCCCLPMVAINSSSRGWMMAAVLQLSVVRSILFFITLVLWTDEQYNYGDVDSVNPNLYVNGIICVSTLVSFYGHLLFYKATKSALHGYGLRAKFICIIVVLVLCGLQNGILETMGALEVIPCTPPFSVLTRSQLIYHYCVVVEMFCIGLYARHTFRKVEPIMVDDLEGPIGVSQLDKAVQTDNVEMTHHKPNLLSEDTLSGHCLAGAFNPSYTSNSEDSLCRIEHAPLDGFTFPQAGGQQSGRPEPLESSSAEEPGVDLTHITVRADINYQDYKDVTVV; encoded by the exons ATGACAAGAGGAGCAAACTGTAGCTGGATCGGGCCTGAGATCCCTCTGTCATCAGAGATCTTCAGTG ccaTTAAAGATGAGCTGTGGCTTTTTCTCATTCCGGCCGGCCTGGCTGTCATTTTACTGGGAGTGTTTCTGGAGGAAGTGGGCTTCTTCCTGCGCCACGTTACCCTGTCCAGACGAAAATGGCTCTACCTGTGGATCTTAGGAACGTACCCG GTGTTTGCCTTGACCTCCGTTATAGCGCTGTATGTGCCACGCTCTTCCTCACTGTGTAATTTCATTGCTTCATT GTATCACTCGATCACTTTGTTGAAATTCATGGGACTGATCACAGACTTCTTTGGAGGGAAAGCTCGTATGCTGGCTGCTTTGTCTGGACAGCAGGTATCTCCAGATCCATTtccctgttgctgctgctgctgtctccctATGGTGGCCATCAACAG CAGCAGTCGTGGCTGGATGATGGCTGCTgttctgcagctctctgttgTCCGCAGCATCTTGTTCTTTATCACTCTGGTTCTGTGGACAGATGAACAGTACAACTATGGTGAT GTGGATTCAGTCAACCCCAACTTGTATGTGAATGGTATCATATGTGTGTCAACCCTCGTGTCCTTCTATGGTCACCTTCTGTTTTACAAAGCCACTAAGAGTGCTTTACACGGCTACGGACTGAGAGCCAAGTTCATCTGCATCATTGTGGTGCTGGTGCTGTGTGGCCTGCAGAATGGCATCTTAGAAACTATGGGTGCTCTGGAGGTTATCCCATGCACTCCTCCCTTCTCTGTTCTGACTAGGTCCCAGT tGATCTACCACTACTGTGTTGTTGTGGAGATGTTTTGCATCGGTCTATATGCCCGCCACACTTTCCGTAAAGTGGAGCCGATAATGGTAGATGATTTGGAGGGGCCTATTGGTGTGTCGCAGTTGGACAAAGCTGTTCAAACAGACAATGTTGAGATGACACATCACAAGCCCAACCTTTTATCAGAGGACACCTTGTCCGGTCACTGCCTTGCCGGTGCCTTCAATCCCAGTTACACGAGTAACAGCGAGGACAGCCTGTGCAGGATAGAGCATGCACCTCTGGATGGTTTCACCTTCCCTCAGGCTGGAGGTCAGCAGTCAGGCAGGCCAGAACCATTGGAATCCAGTTCTGCAGAGGAACCTGGTGTAGATCTGACCCACATTACTGTCAGGGCTGACATTAACTATCAGGACTATAAGGATGTCACTGTGGTTTGA
- the si:dkey-16n15.6 gene encoding organic solute transporter subunit alpha isoform X1 → MSFLRPRDASSSLKYLIYSPALSVIILCVLSAIKDELWLFLIPAGLAVILLGVFLEEVGFFLRHVTLSRRKWLYLWILGTYPVFALTSVIALYVPRSSSLCNFIASLYHSITLLKFMGLITDFFGGKARMLAALSGQQVSPDPFPCCCCCCLPMVAINSSSRGWMMAAVLQLSVVRSILFFITLVLWTDEQYNYGDVDSVNPNLYVNGIICVSTLVSFYGHLLFYKATKSALHGYGLRAKFICIIVVLVLCGLQNGILETMGALEVIPCTPPFSVLTRSQLIYHYCVVVEMFCIGLYARHTFRKVEPIMVDDLEGPIGVSQLDKAVQTDNVEMTHHKPNLLSEDTLSGHCLAGAFNPSYTSNSEDSLCRIEHAPLDGFTFPQAGGQQSGRPEPLESSSAEEPGVDLTHITVRADINYQDYKDVTVV, encoded by the exons atGTCTTTTTTGAGACCCAGGGATGCTTCTAGTAGCTTGAAATATTTGATATACAGCCCAGCCCTCAGTGTGatcatactgtgtgttttgtcagccaTTAAAGATGAGCTGTGGCTTTTTCTCATTCCGGCCGGCCTGGCTGTCATTTTACTGGGAGTGTTTCTGGAGGAAGTGGGCTTCTTCCTGCGCCACGTTACCCTGTCCAGACGAAAATGGCTCTACCTGTGGATCTTAGGAACGTACCCG GTGTTTGCCTTGACCTCCGTTATAGCGCTGTATGTGCCACGCTCTTCCTCACTGTGTAATTTCATTGCTTCATT GTATCACTCGATCACTTTGTTGAAATTCATGGGACTGATCACAGACTTCTTTGGAGGGAAAGCTCGTATGCTGGCTGCTTTGTCTGGACAGCAGGTATCTCCAGATCCATTtccctgttgctgctgctgctgtctccctATGGTGGCCATCAACAG CAGCAGTCGTGGCTGGATGATGGCTGCTgttctgcagctctctgttgTCCGCAGCATCTTGTTCTTTATCACTCTGGTTCTGTGGACAGATGAACAGTACAACTATGGTGAT GTGGATTCAGTCAACCCCAACTTGTATGTGAATGGTATCATATGTGTGTCAACCCTCGTGTCCTTCTATGGTCACCTTCTGTTTTACAAAGCCACTAAGAGTGCTTTACACGGCTACGGACTGAGAGCCAAGTTCATCTGCATCATTGTGGTGCTGGTGCTGTGTGGCCTGCAGAATGGCATCTTAGAAACTATGGGTGCTCTGGAGGTTATCCCATGCACTCCTCCCTTCTCTGTTCTGACTAGGTCCCAGT tGATCTACCACTACTGTGTTGTTGTGGAGATGTTTTGCATCGGTCTATATGCCCGCCACACTTTCCGTAAAGTGGAGCCGATAATGGTAGATGATTTGGAGGGGCCTATTGGTGTGTCGCAGTTGGACAAAGCTGTTCAAACAGACAATGTTGAGATGACACATCACAAGCCCAACCTTTTATCAGAGGACACCTTGTCCGGTCACTGCCTTGCCGGTGCCTTCAATCCCAGTTACACGAGTAACAGCGAGGACAGCCTGTGCAGGATAGAGCATGCACCTCTGGATGGTTTCACCTTCCCTCAGGCTGGAGGTCAGCAGTCAGGCAGGCCAGAACCATTGGAATCCAGTTCTGCAGAGGAACCTGGTGTAGATCTGACCCACATTACTGTCAGGGCTGACATTAACTATCAGGACTATAAGGATGTCACTGTGGTTTGA